One window of the Archaeoglobus sulfaticallidus PM70-1 genome contains the following:
- the cysC gene encoding adenylyl-sulfate kinase: MSFVIWLTGPSGAGKTTLAMALAEKLQEMGCQAEVLDGDGIRSRLYPDLGFSKQEREMHNRVVTEMAKLLAKNGVITIVSVIAPYRAWREYARKEIGSFVEVYLRCPLEVRIERDPKGLYAKALKGEVKELTGLDGEYEEPESPELILDTDRMSVEEEVEEVLKKIKDLGLLDQITQKSGVV, encoded by the coding sequence ATGAGCTTCGTTATATGGCTAACCGGTCCGAGTGGGGCTGGTAAGACTACACTTGCGATGGCACTGGCTGAGAAGTTGCAGGAGATGGGTTGTCAGGCTGAAGTTCTGGATGGTGATGGAATTAGATCGAGGCTTTATCCTGATCTGGGCTTCAGCAAGCAGGAGAGGGAGATGCACAACCGGGTTGTCACTGAAATGGCCAAGCTACTGGCCAAGAATGGAGTTATAACTATAGTATCTGTAATAGCTCCGTATAGAGCCTGGAGGGAGTACGCGAGGAAAGAAATTGGGAGCTTTGTTGAAGTGTATCTCAGATGCCCGCTTGAGGTTAGGATTGAACGGGATCCCAAGGGTTTGTATGCGAAAGCTCTGAAGGGAGAGGTTAAGGAGCTAACAGGCTTGGATGGTGAATACGAGGAGCCTGAAAGTCCTGAGCTGATACTTGATACTGACAGGATGAGCGTTGAGGAGGAGGTTGAGGAGGTTTTAAAAAAGATTAAGGACTTGGGGCTACTGGATCAAATTACACAGAAGTCTGGAGTGGTGTGA